Proteins encoded in a region of the Synechococcus sp. BIOS-U3-1 genome:
- a CDS encoding photosystem II reaction center protein PsbN, whose amino-acid sequence MAKQSLQQEFFVQPRFSQNFKAFMELVNQDLSAYLMIGSLAVLLLGALLYGIYAAFGAGSVQLTDQIEEHSRLHKLGIAHSHQGPGRAVARPGHSHNSHDAVNF is encoded by the coding sequence TTGGCGAAGCAATCGTTACAGCAAGAGTTTTTTGTACAGCCAAGATTCAGTCAGAACTTCAAGGCATTTATGGAGCTTGTAAATCAAGATCTTTCTGCATATTTAATGATTGGTTCTCTGGCAGTGTTGCTCCTTGGAGCTCTGTTGTATGGGATTTATGCTGCTTTTGGTGCTGGATCTGTTCAGTTGACAGATCAGATTGAAGAGCATTCCAGGTTGCACAAGCTTGGCATTGCGCATTCTCATCAAGGTCCAGGTCGAGCTGTTGCCCGTCCTGGGCATTCTCATAACAGCCACGATGCTGTCAATTTCTAA
- the psbF gene encoding cytochrome b559 subunit beta, whose product MAPFKRKDGGYPVFTVRTLAVNALGIPTVFFLGALAAMQFVRRATLY is encoded by the coding sequence CTGGCACCGTTCAAAAGGAAAGATGGCGGCTACCCTGTGTTTACAGTTAGGACATTGGCTGTGAATGCATTGGGTATTCCAACGGTGTTCTTTCTGGGAGCGCTTGCTGCCATGCAATTTGTCCGTAGAGCTACGCTGTATTGA
- a CDS encoding DUF3104 domain-containing protein produces MPTYPPLGPPTSNVIDAASAFLSIRPGQFVIIRELTPSNERVDIEKNWWLGQVIFCGEWEKQSGLNTLFQVADVDDGAIRWVHPTQVTHVLHGLDGIGQEGWDGFED; encoded by the coding sequence ATGCCGACTTATCCTCCCTTGGGACCGCCCACCTCAAACGTCATTGATGCGGCTTCGGCTTTCCTGTCGATCCGACCTGGTCAATTTGTCATCATCAGAGAGCTGACTCCCTCCAACGAAAGAGTCGATATCGAAAAAAACTGGTGGCTGGGACAAGTCATTTTCTGCGGGGAATGGGAAAAACAATCAGGACTCAACACACTTTTCCAGGTCGCAGACGTTGATGACGGGGCCATTCGTTGGGTTCATCCCACCCAGGTGACTCACGTTCTGCATGGACTTGACGGGATTGGGCAAGAAGGCTGGGATGGATTCGAGGATTAG
- a CDS encoding MBL fold metallo-hydrolase gives MTSSLEPGRPPVQIRPDLWLFPPNRDCRGGSSWWLDVDPEPVLIDCPPLTEATLESLRELAQGRSARILLTSREGHGRLRGLQERLQWPVLVQEQEAYLLPGVQQLETFSEQTVTLSGLRLLWTPGPTPGHAVVHAPAPVNVLFCGRLLVPVAKDQLAPLQHRRTFHWPRQQRSLHQLRRWLASEAPPGLASGAGLGALRGAHLAPFNSWHQQAEAAFDTV, from the coding sequence ATGACCTCCTCGCTGGAGCCAGGCCGTCCGCCTGTGCAAATCCGGCCTGATCTCTGGCTGTTTCCACCCAACCGTGACTGTCGCGGAGGCTCGTCTTGGTGGCTCGACGTGGATCCTGAGCCTGTTCTGATCGACTGTCCCCCGCTTACCGAAGCCACCTTGGAATCCCTGCGGGAACTGGCCCAAGGCCGATCTGCTCGAATTCTTCTCACCAGCCGTGAGGGGCATGGACGCCTTCGTGGGCTACAGGAGCGCCTGCAATGGCCCGTGCTGGTTCAGGAACAAGAGGCCTATCTGTTGCCGGGCGTACAGCAGCTCGAAACATTCTCCGAGCAGACCGTCACCCTTTCAGGCCTGCGACTGCTCTGGACGCCTGGGCCGACTCCCGGTCATGCGGTTGTTCATGCGCCAGCGCCTGTGAATGTGCTGTTCTGCGGACGTTTGCTCGTGCCGGTGGCCAAAGATCAATTGGCACCTTTGCAGCACCGACGCACCTTTCACTGGCCCCGGCAGCAGCGCAGCCTTCATCAACTCCGTCGGTGGCTTGCTTCAGAAGCCCCTCCAGGACTGGCTTCTGGGGCAGGCCTTGGGGCTCTGCGTGGTGCCCATCTGGCTCCCTTTAACAGCTGGCATCAGCAGGCTGAAGCAGCATTTGACACGGTCTGA
- a CDS encoding MlaE family ABC transporter permease — protein sequence MKSPRWLNRLGSSLIIGGQAVTATAKGRINTVDLLDQLQEAGPGSFLIVIITALAAGTVFNIQVAKELSNMGANATVGGVLAIGLAREIAPLLTATLLTGKVATAYAAQLGTMKVTEQVDAITMLRTDPVEYLVVPRLIAMVVMAPVQCLLFFAVSLLGGQISSTEIYQIPPEVFWTSVRTWLVPDDLPFMLVKALVFGVQISVLACGWGMTTQGGPKEVGTSTTGAVVMILVTVALMDVLLTQILFGG from the coding sequence TTGAAATCGCCCCGCTGGCTGAACAGGCTGGGCAGCAGCCTGATCATCGGCGGACAGGCGGTGACCGCCACTGCCAAAGGAAGGATTAATACCGTTGACCTGCTGGATCAGCTCCAGGAAGCAGGACCTGGAAGCTTCCTAATCGTGATCATCACCGCACTGGCTGCGGGCACGGTGTTCAACATCCAGGTCGCCAAGGAACTCAGCAACATGGGCGCCAACGCCACGGTTGGTGGTGTTCTGGCGATTGGATTAGCTCGTGAGATCGCGCCCCTGCTCACTGCAACCCTGCTGACAGGCAAGGTGGCCACCGCCTATGCGGCACAGCTGGGGACCATGAAAGTGACTGAACAGGTCGATGCCATCACGATGTTGCGCACCGATCCAGTGGAGTATCTCGTCGTTCCCCGCCTGATCGCCATGGTGGTAATGGCCCCGGTGCAGTGCCTGCTGTTCTTCGCAGTGTCTCTCCTGGGAGGCCAGATCAGCAGTACGGAGATCTACCAGATCCCTCCCGAAGTGTTCTGGACCTCAGTCCGCACCTGGCTCGTACCCGATGACCTTCCTTTCATGTTGGTGAAAGCTCTGGTCTTCGGAGTACAAATCTCAGTACTGGCCTGTGGCTGGGGCATGACCACCCAGGGAGGACCCAAAGAGGTTGGCACCAGCACAACCGGTGCGGTGGTGATGATCCTGGTGACCGTAGCCCTGATGGACGTACTCCTCACTCAGATCCTCTTCGGAGGCTGA
- a CDS encoding pentapeptide repeat-containing protein, whose amino-acid sequence MELINTVIRQSIRSFVVVLACTLLLLPSKVLAIYPSGGGLPDIGLDRSLQGSDQATEAFKEKFPFYERDEDGKPITKEFVKYDLANYDLSGLDLRGALFSVATLQRADLEGANLEGSIAYATHFEEANLTNVNFRDAVLTKSFFMATTIDGADFSGAIIDAPQREEMCSRAAGVNPDTGVETYDSLDCVSLNVRAAKS is encoded by the coding sequence ATGGAATTGATTAATACAGTGATCAGGCAGTCAATCCGATCTTTTGTAGTAGTTCTGGCCTGCACTCTGTTATTGCTCCCATCAAAAGTGTTGGCAATTTATCCTAGTGGTGGCGGGCTTCCAGATATCGGTCTTGATCGGAGTCTTCAGGGTAGCGACCAGGCAACAGAGGCCTTCAAGGAAAAATTTCCTTTTTATGAGCGAGATGAAGATGGAAAGCCGATCACCAAAGAGTTTGTTAAGTATGACTTGGCTAACTATGACCTGTCTGGTCTTGACCTGAGAGGTGCACTTTTTAGCGTAGCGACCCTGCAAAGAGCAGATCTAGAAGGTGCAAATCTTGAAGGTAGTATCGCTTATGCAACTCATTTTGAAGAGGCGAATCTTACAAATGTGAACTTTAGAGATGCCGTTTTGACCAAGAGCTTCTTTATGGCAACAACGATCGACGGAGCAGACTTTTCCGGTGCAATTATTGATGCCCCCCAGAGAGAGGAGATGTGCTCAAGGGCGGCTGGTGTTAATCCAGACACTGGTGTTGAGACCTACGACAGCCTTGATTGCGTGAGCTTGAATGTTCGTGCTGCAAAGTCATAG
- a CDS encoding helix-turn-helix transcriptional regulator produces the protein MVNDAGVPRFLRLSQVIEMTGVGKTFIYTHMENGSFPKQIQISPRTVVWLEQDIIEWMKTKIHQHEG, from the coding sequence TTGGTCAATGACGCCGGTGTACCTCGTTTCCTCAGGCTCTCGCAGGTGATTGAGATGACCGGTGTTGGGAAAACATTTATTTATACCCATATGGAAAACGGTAGTTTTCCAAAGCAGATACAAATTAGTCCACGGACAGTTGTTTGGTTAGAGCAAGATATTATTGAATGGATGAAAACTAAGATTCATCAGCACGAAGGATAG
- a CDS encoding MFS transporter gives MLSYGLGDAGTGLAATTLGFYLFPFFTCAAGLPAFIAGSLLTVIKIWDGVNDPLIGWLSDHTNSRWGPRLPWMFGAALPLGISLAAMWWVPEGDMSQRTLYYVLMAILLMTAYTSVNLPFAALSTELSPDTAIRTRLNAARFTGSIIAGTMGLLVAFFVLREGGGGYVLMGQITGTIAAAATLLCCWGLAPYAKKAQRPSGNEEPLQKQLHRIRSNSRFLMVLGLYLLLWFGLQLMQVVALIWLVQVIHVPASIATLLLLAFNIAALIGLQLWSVLSNRHGRIKALGWGASIWITACLLSMALSPIAENSGRNALIPVVTLILLVGLGASTAYLIPWSLLPDAIDADPTHPAGLYTAWMVFGQKLIIGLSMSVFGTLLSLTGYISTKTCDGALNFVEQPQSALIAIRLCMGLIPALLVVLGLVVMRRWPDRGAHLQRA, from the coding sequence ATGCTCTCGTATGGACTCGGAGACGCAGGCACTGGACTCGCTGCGACAACACTCGGTTTTTACCTGTTTCCTTTTTTCACTTGTGCAGCAGGTCTTCCGGCTTTCATTGCTGGCTCACTGCTGACGGTCATCAAAATCTGGGATGGCGTCAATGATCCGCTCATCGGCTGGTTGAGCGATCACACCAACAGTCGTTGGGGACCAAGACTGCCCTGGATGTTTGGAGCAGCACTGCCGTTAGGCATCAGCTTGGCTGCCATGTGGTGGGTTCCAGAGGGAGACATGAGCCAACGCACGCTCTATTACGTGCTGATGGCAATCCTGCTGATGACCGCGTACACGAGCGTGAATCTGCCCTTTGCCGCGCTGTCCACAGAACTCAGCCCAGACACTGCAATCCGAACCCGTCTCAATGCAGCTCGCTTCACCGGTTCAATCATTGCCGGAACGATGGGGTTGCTCGTTGCCTTTTTCGTTTTGCGCGAAGGCGGAGGTGGCTACGTCTTGATGGGACAAATCACCGGCACGATCGCGGCAGCGGCAACCCTGCTCTGTTGCTGGGGTTTGGCCCCCTATGCCAAAAAGGCCCAACGTCCAAGTGGCAACGAAGAGCCTCTACAGAAACAACTTCATCGCATCCGCTCTAATTCGCGCTTTCTGATGGTGCTGGGGCTGTACCTACTGCTTTGGTTTGGCCTGCAGCTGATGCAGGTTGTTGCGCTGATCTGGTTGGTCCAAGTCATTCATGTTCCGGCGAGTATCGCCACGTTGCTTCTTCTCGCTTTCAACATTGCAGCCTTGATTGGTTTACAGCTCTGGAGCGTGCTGTCCAACCGTCATGGTCGAATCAAAGCTCTCGGCTGGGGGGCGAGCATCTGGATCACAGCTTGCCTGCTCTCGATGGCGTTATCTCCAATCGCTGAAAACAGTGGCCGAAACGCTCTGATTCCGGTTGTCACCTTGATCTTGCTGGTAGGGCTTGGCGCCTCAACGGCTTACTTGATTCCTTGGTCGTTACTTCCTGATGCCATCGATGCGGATCCCACACACCCAGCTGGTCTTTACACCGCATGGATGGTGTTCGGTCAAAAACTGATCATCGGGCTGAGCATGAGCGTCTTTGGCACGTTGCTCTCTCTGACGGGGTACATCTCTACCAAGACTTGCGACGGAGCCTTAAATTTTGTTGAACAGCCTCAATCAGCCCTAATTGCCATCCGCCTGTGCATGGGCCTAATTCCAGCCCTATTAGTGGTTCTGGGACTTGTGGTGATGCGACGCTGGCCTGACCGCGGAGCCCATCTGCAACGCGCATGA
- a CDS encoding glutathione S-transferase family protein, with protein sequence MTITIYGGPQTRASMPRWYLEEKSIPYKLVDIALSSAQNMESEFLSINPFGKLPAMQDQSVIDSKGRAITLFESGAILLHLAEHHSGEIVTTYEKSLISQWTHFANSTLAFAIFVPDQKAKILPRLLKQLNTQLSEGFLVGDSWGAADCAVTAYLAYIKLFFPNEDLSAYPKIQSLIEETKQRPAYKKVMGIR encoded by the coding sequence ATGACAATCACGATTTACGGAGGACCACAAACACGCGCTTCAATGCCACGCTGGTATCTGGAGGAGAAGTCCATCCCCTACAAGCTTGTGGACATAGCTCTGAGTTCAGCTCAAAACATGGAATCTGAGTTCCTGTCGATCAACCCTTTTGGAAAACTTCCAGCAATGCAGGATCAATCGGTCATTGATTCAAAAGGTAGGGCGATTACTTTATTTGAATCAGGTGCGATTCTGCTTCATCTCGCCGAACATCACAGCGGCGAAATAGTTACTACATATGAAAAATCACTCATCAGTCAGTGGACTCATTTTGCTAATTCGACCCTGGCATTCGCAATTTTTGTTCCAGATCAAAAGGCGAAGATCCTTCCAAGATTACTGAAGCAACTCAACACACAACTGTCAGAGGGATTTCTTGTTGGGGATTCTTGGGGTGCTGCTGACTGTGCAGTGACAGCCTATCTTGCCTACATCAAGTTGTTTTTTCCCAATGAAGACCTCAGTGCGTACCCCAAGATCCAATCACTAATCGAAGAAACGAAGCAAAGACCTGCATACAAAAAAGTGATGGGGATTAGATAA
- a CDS encoding alpha/beta fold hydrolase: MINTLVCGPRTGPATVMLAHGAGAGIETPFMQQMADGLAQRGWQVIRFEFPYMAQRRISGRTTPPNQANILLQCYAEQVQSLPPDQPLIIGGKSMGGRVASLLADELWSQNRILGCICLGYPFHPLGKPEKLRVEHLQKLQTPTLVVQGERDAMGNREEVKNYALSKQLRLAWMPDGDHSFKPRKRSGRSEPQNWKLAVEHMHDFLNRLMLPDGSDSMTSTQPQY, from the coding sequence ATGATCAACACACTGGTGTGTGGCCCTCGCACAGGGCCAGCAACCGTGATGCTTGCCCATGGAGCTGGAGCTGGCATCGAGACCCCTTTTATGCAGCAGATGGCTGATGGCCTTGCGCAACGCGGATGGCAGGTGATCCGCTTCGAATTTCCCTATATGGCCCAACGACGCATCAGCGGCCGCACAACACCACCGAACCAAGCCAACATCCTGTTGCAGTGTTATGCCGAGCAAGTGCAGTCTCTGCCTCCCGATCAACCGCTGATCATCGGAGGCAAATCGATGGGAGGCAGGGTGGCCAGCCTGCTTGCCGATGAGTTGTGGAGCCAAAACAGGATTTTGGGATGCATCTGCCTTGGCTATCCCTTTCACCCTCTTGGCAAACCTGAGAAACTACGTGTCGAGCATTTGCAAAAACTGCAAACGCCAACTCTGGTTGTTCAGGGAGAGCGTGATGCGATGGGAAACAGGGAGGAAGTGAAAAACTACGCACTCTCAAAGCAGTTGCGACTCGCCTGGATGCCAGATGGAGATCACAGTTTCAAACCACGCAAACGGTCAGGGCGGAGCGAACCTCAGAACTGGAAGCTGGCTGTGGAACACATGCATGACTTCCTGAACAGGCTGATGCTGCCGGATGGATCAGACTCAATGACCTCAACGCAGCCGCAATACTGA
- the gluQRS gene encoding tRNA glutamyl-Q(34) synthetase GluQRS, giving the protein MTLPDRLRAVFEQGRQQRLLGYRGRFAPTPSGPLHLGNLRTALISWLQARLQGGEWLLRIDDLDTPRIRVGAMESALADLRWLGLHWDGPVIRQSQRLELYNSCLSSLRHDQLLYPCRCSRRQLGAGLRYPGTCREMARGWGLQDGRLPAWRLKVKAVDEPRCGDLVLRRADGFIAYHLSTVVDELALGISEVVRGSDLAAVCIAQQAVIASLEEQPPSYRHTPLLCNPEGQKLSKREQALGLAPLQEQQWSSHRVVGWLAGSLGLVDQHCSLSACELLQEIRVRPLPLQGCLDEPNS; this is encoded by the coding sequence GTGACCCTTCCTGATCGTCTCCGAGCTGTTTTTGAACAAGGTCGTCAACAGCGTCTCCTCGGTTATCGCGGACGTTTTGCTCCGACTCCTTCAGGTCCCCTCCATCTGGGCAACCTGCGCACGGCCCTGATCTCCTGGCTGCAGGCCCGCCTTCAGGGTGGTGAATGGTTGTTGCGCATTGATGACCTCGACACTCCTCGCATCAGGGTCGGCGCGATGGAGTCCGCTCTCGCAGACCTGCGCTGGCTTGGATTGCACTGGGATGGTCCAGTGATCAGGCAGAGCCAGCGTCTTGAGCTCTACAACTCTTGCCTCTCTTCACTGAGGCATGACCAGCTGCTGTATCCCTGCCGCTGCAGTCGACGCCAGCTGGGCGCTGGCCTGCGCTATCCGGGAACCTGCCGGGAGATGGCAAGGGGCTGGGGTTTACAGGATGGACGTCTGCCTGCCTGGAGGTTGAAAGTGAAGGCCGTGGATGAGCCCCGCTGCGGTGATTTGGTCTTGCGCCGGGCTGATGGTTTCATTGCTTATCACCTTTCAACAGTTGTGGACGAGCTGGCATTGGGGATCAGCGAGGTGGTGCGGGGTTCCGATTTGGCTGCAGTGTGTATTGCTCAGCAGGCGGTGATCGCATCGCTGGAGGAGCAACCTCCCAGCTATCGACACACACCATTGCTCTGCAATCCGGAGGGCCAGAAGCTCTCCAAGCGTGAACAGGCCTTAGGGCTGGCCCCTCTTCAGGAACAGCAGTGGTCGTCGCACAGGGTGGTGGGATGGCTGGCTGGTTCGCTGGGTCTGGTCGACCAGCACTGCTCGTTGTCGGCGTGTGAGCTGCTGCAGGAGATTCGGGTTCGACCCTTGCCGCTGCAAGGTTGTTTGGATGAGCCAAATTCTTAA
- a CDS encoding glycogen debranching protein yields the protein MPWPLGSSITAHGVNFSVAAPGANRVELLIFPTAEASSPEQLIDLSDSHHRSGDYWHVEVEGLTAGCCYGYRVFGPLAPGGHGFRPAKVLLDPCARAITGWSIYQREAATGASPNTHCCLKGLVCERDRFDFDAHPRPRHSWQQTVIYELHVGGFTQRGDSGVAPDRQGSLLGVIDKIPYLKQLGVTTIELLPVQAFDPQDAPPGRDNVWGYSPLSWFAPHQGYVGGDDPMRARDQMRDLVAACHDADLEVLLDVVYNHTTEGNVDGPTLSWRGFADRTYYHQTEKGEYQDVSGCGNTIAAHQPLSRELILESLRCWALELGVDGFRFDLGIALSRGEGLKPLDQPALFEAMEADPLLSDLKLVSEPWDCGGLYRLNDFPAERIGTWNGRFRDAVRSFWKGDDDSTWSMAQRLRSSPDLYDGKPAGLGRSVNLLTAHDGFTLMDLVSFNRKHNLANGEDNRDGENHNNSWNHGVEGPSSDHAITALRKRQQRNMLSTLLLARGVPMLLMGDEVGRSQGGNNNTWCQDTPLSWMIWSEEHCDTELRIFVQRLLSLRLELAELLNPLVGHCEQQQQQQNRRRSDPEGLWRQWHGVELGKPDWASWSHCLAMSVHRGKRGAVLWAGFNAYFKAMHFDLPKPASPWYRLIDTALPAGEDLPQIPEPWGPEGVPLEARSLVVMVAREYSGSLKL from the coding sequence ATGCCTTGGCCTCTGGGCAGCAGCATCACCGCCCATGGTGTGAATTTCTCGGTGGCAGCACCAGGTGCCAACCGGGTTGAACTGCTGATTTTTCCCACAGCTGAGGCCAGCAGCCCCGAACAGCTGATTGATCTGAGCGACAGCCACCACCGATCCGGTGACTATTGGCATGTGGAGGTGGAAGGCCTAACGGCAGGTTGCTGCTACGGCTACCGGGTCTTCGGGCCGCTCGCACCGGGAGGCCATGGCTTTCGGCCAGCAAAGGTACTTTTGGACCCCTGTGCTCGCGCCATCACTGGATGGTCGATTTACCAACGCGAAGCCGCCACCGGTGCTTCACCGAATACTCATTGCTGCCTGAAGGGACTGGTCTGCGAGAGGGACCGCTTCGATTTCGATGCACACCCCAGACCTCGACACAGCTGGCAGCAGACCGTGATCTACGAGCTGCATGTTGGCGGCTTCACGCAACGCGGAGACAGCGGCGTAGCCCCCGATCGACAAGGCAGCCTGTTGGGAGTGATCGACAAGATTCCCTATCTCAAGCAGTTGGGCGTCACCACCATCGAACTGCTACCCGTGCAGGCCTTCGATCCGCAGGATGCACCCCCTGGGCGAGACAACGTCTGGGGCTACAGCCCACTGAGCTGGTTCGCTCCCCATCAGGGCTATGTGGGCGGCGACGACCCCATGAGGGCCAGAGATCAGATGCGCGATCTGGTAGCGGCTTGTCACGACGCCGACCTAGAGGTGTTGCTTGATGTTGTTTACAACCACACAACAGAAGGCAATGTTGATGGCCCCACTCTGAGCTGGCGTGGCTTCGCAGACCGCACCTACTACCACCAAACCGAGAAGGGCGAATACCAAGACGTCAGTGGCTGTGGCAACACCATTGCGGCCCACCAGCCGCTCAGCCGAGAACTGATTCTGGAGTCGTTGCGCTGCTGGGCACTGGAACTGGGAGTGGATGGGTTTCGCTTCGATCTCGGCATTGCCCTGAGTCGCGGCGAAGGGCTGAAGCCATTGGATCAGCCAGCACTGTTCGAGGCCATGGAGGCCGACCCACTTCTGAGTGACCTCAAGCTCGTGAGCGAACCTTGGGACTGCGGTGGTCTCTATCGACTGAATGACTTCCCGGCCGAGCGCATCGGGACCTGGAACGGCAGGTTTCGTGATGCCGTACGCAGCTTCTGGAAAGGCGACGACGACAGCACTTGGTCCATGGCACAACGGCTGCGCAGCAGCCCTGATCTCTACGACGGCAAACCGGCGGGCCTGGGCCGCTCCGTGAATCTGCTGACAGCCCATGACGGTTTCACGCTGATGGATCTGGTGAGCTTCAACCGCAAACACAACCTGGCCAACGGTGAGGACAACCGCGACGGCGAGAATCACAACAACAGCTGGAACCATGGAGTTGAAGGTCCCAGCAGTGACCATGCCATCACCGCCCTGCGCAAACGGCAGCAACGCAACATGCTGAGCACCCTGCTGCTGGCGCGCGGCGTCCCCATGCTGTTGATGGGCGACGAGGTTGGTCGTAGCCAGGGCGGCAATAACAACACCTGGTGCCAGGACACCCCGCTCAGCTGGATGATCTGGTCCGAGGAGCACTGCGACACAGAACTGCGCATCTTCGTGCAGCGACTGCTGAGCCTGCGATTAGAGCTGGCCGAGCTGTTGAACCCATTGGTTGGCCATTGCGAACAGCAGCAGCAGCAGCAGAACCGCCGCCGCAGCGACCCCGAGGGCTTGTGGCGCCAGTGGCACGGCGTGGAACTGGGCAAACCCGACTGGGCCAGCTGGTCGCATTGCTTGGCGATGAGCGTGCATCGCGGCAAACGCGGAGCAGTGCTCTGGGCCGGCTTCAACGCTTACTTCAAGGCCATGCACTTTGATCTGCCCAAGCCTGCATCTCCCTGGTATCGCCTAATCGATACGGCTCTTCCTGCAGGTGAGGACCTTCCGCAAATCCCAGAACCCTGGGGTCCTGAAGGCGTACCCCTCGAAGCCAGAAGCCTGGTGGTGATGGTGGCTCGCGAATACTCCGGAAGCCTGAAACTCTGA
- a CDS encoding lactate dehydrogenase: MSVVALVTMNVSLVNPVQAQVRFDDCQPVAGGGITCNTVPYGNTRADMIDGEFGLMDQASPGWAEYNPYEGYDDMLGGNQT, from the coding sequence ATGAGCGTTGTCGCTCTGGTCACGATGAACGTCAGTCTGGTCAATCCTGTTCAGGCGCAGGTGCGCTTCGATGACTGCCAGCCAGTTGCTGGTGGCGGGATCACTTGCAACACAGTTCCTTACGGCAACACACGTGCCGACATGATTGATGGTGAATTTGGCCTGATGGATCAGGCCAGTCCTGGCTGGGCGGAATACAACCCTTATGAGGGCTACGACGACATGCTCGGAGGCAACCAGACTTAA
- a CDS encoding DUF3119 family protein yields the protein MTTTPSEPDQNTVSISPSPRLALLIMVFSLCLLPLPFNPWPTVVIGLFGVFLLVQTYSLRLEFTGDTLVVWRGQQELRRFPYTEWQSWRLFAPWLPGLFYFREIKSIHFLPILFNSAELRQQLEQRVGSLETPKP from the coding sequence ATGACCACAACACCCTCTGAGCCTGATCAAAACACTGTGAGCATCAGCCCCAGCCCACGTCTGGCGCTGCTGATCATGGTCTTCAGCCTCTGTCTACTACCACTGCCATTCAACCCATGGCCAACCGTGGTGATTGGCCTTTTTGGTGTTTTCCTGTTGGTGCAGACCTACAGCCTGCGGCTGGAATTCACTGGCGACACTCTGGTGGTGTGGCGAGGCCAGCAGGAGCTGCGCCGATTCCCATACACCGAATGGCAGAGCTGGCGACTGTTTGCCCCCTGGCTGCCAGGCCTGTTTTATTTCCGCGAAATCAAGAGCATCCATTTCCTGCCGATTCTCTTCAACTCTGCTGAGCTGCGGCAGCAGTTGGAACAACGGGTGGGTTCACTGGAAACCCCGAAGCCGTAA
- a CDS encoding HU family DNA-binding protein has product MNKADLVNLVAARTELTKTDVSLVVDAAIETIIDSVVEGKKVSILGFGSFEPRERSARQGLNPKTGEKIKIPAKRVPAFTAGKMFKDRVQG; this is encoded by the coding sequence ATGAACAAAGCTGATCTCGTCAACCTGGTTGCCGCCCGCACCGAGCTCACCAAGACCGATGTGTCTCTGGTGGTGGACGCCGCCATCGAAACCATCATCGATTCCGTGGTGGAGGGCAAGAAGGTCTCCATTCTCGGTTTTGGTTCTTTTGAGCCTCGCGAGCGCTCTGCCCGTCAGGGTCTGAACCCCAAGACCGGCGAAAAGATCAAGATCCCCGCTAAGCGCGTGCCAGCCTTCACTGCCGGCAAGATGTTTAAGGATCGCGTTCAGGGCTGA